The Spirochaetota bacterium genome has a segment encoding these proteins:
- a CDS encoding FHA domain-containing protein translates to MIRIIVGAIVFVCLAPSFSSTAMAGQYLKIDKIDATSEFPKVKVSVTIGGIDCSSGALSDNDLIIDEDGLRIEEPLTIMRAPEPENYLYLVFSIDSSKSISKKFLKKIKMSARDIAGSIGANDKIAVYRFNDNVELLNSFSHDTDEIMKNIGGIERHGSKTLLYTSIYDSIELLDKAKLINKKVIVFTDGKDEGSSVDEEDVIQFAGNAMVPIYFICCKDSKNIRSMARISQRTGGKLIYSNSNDVSGMYRTIISIMKNRYTVSYPTKLNLDGMNHRIELRLKHKEIRDRDSEVFFLDKKGSGSPIISNNAIIVLNIILLIIMLSVICFFLYREKELLKRRTEDTQRSVPVHDDLASMTPLEDASAAFERSIGGAWLLQKNGSAIGKKYPIQYQDIIIGSGKDSTIFINDSSVSEKHSKIKNIQGMYTLFDLISDRGTYLNDKKLLRPKVLHDWDEITIGSTKLIFRASPLRGE, encoded by the coding sequence ATGATCAGAATTATCGTCGGAGCAATCGTATTTGTCTGTTTGGCTCCTAGCTTCTCCTCAACGGCAATGGCCGGCCAGTATCTTAAGATCGATAAAATTGACGCCACATCTGAATTCCCTAAAGTAAAAGTATCAGTAACAATAGGTGGAATTGACTGTTCATCCGGTGCATTGAGTGATAATGACCTTATCATTGATGAGGATGGTTTGAGAATTGAAGAACCTCTGACAATCATGAGAGCCCCTGAACCGGAAAATTATTTATACCTCGTATTCTCAATTGATTCAAGTAAAAGCATCAGTAAAAAATTTTTAAAAAAAATAAAAATGTCGGCTCGGGACATTGCCGGAAGCATTGGCGCTAATGACAAAATCGCGGTGTACCGGTTCAATGACAATGTTGAATTGTTGAATAGCTTTTCTCATGATACTGATGAAATCATGAAAAACATCGGTGGAATTGAGCGTCATGGAAGCAAAACGCTCCTCTACACGTCTATTTATGATTCCATTGAATTATTGGATAAGGCCAAGCTGATTAATAAGAAGGTAATAGTTTTTACCGACGGCAAGGACGAAGGGAGCAGCGTCGATGAGGAGGACGTCATTCAGTTCGCCGGCAATGCTATGGTCCCCATCTATTTTATTTGCTGCAAGGATTCAAAAAATATCCGGTCCATGGCCCGGATTTCACAGCGCACGGGCGGCAAATTAATATACAGCAATAGCAATGACGTCTCCGGAATGTATCGAACTATCATATCCATTATGAAAAACAGGTATACGGTATCCTATCCTACAAAATTGAATTTAGACGGCATGAACCACCGCATCGAATTGCGGTTAAAGCATAAGGAAATACGGGATCGGGATTCAGAAGTTTTCTTTTTAGATAAGAAGGGGAGTGGCAGCCCCATCATATCGAACAACGCAATTATCGTCCTCAACATTATTCTCTTGATTATCATGCTCTCTGTGATTTGTTTCTTTTTATACAGGGAAAAAGAGCTGTTGAAGAGAAGGACAGAAGATACGCAGAGATCTGTTCCCGTCCATGATGATCTGGCGTCCATGACGCCTCTCGAAGATGCGAGCGCTGCATTTGAAAGGAGTATCGGTGGCGCCTGGCTGTTACAAAAAAACGGATCTGCAATCGGGAAGAAATATCCAATTCAATATCAGGATATTATCATCGGCAGCGGAAAAGACAGCACCATTTTTATCAACGATTCATCCGTGTCGGAAAAGCATTCCAAGATAAAGAATATCCAGGGGATGTATACGCTGTTTGATTTGATCTCCGATCGTGGTACCTATTTAAATGATAAAAAGCTCCTGCGGCCGAAAGTTCTCCATGACTGGGATGAAATAACCATTGGATCTACGAAACTGATTTTTCGTGCCTCGCCATTGCGGGGTGAATGA
- a CDS encoding response regulator, which yields MKHNPFTSEDASKILIVDDEPFIRKVLSKYLIGKNYIIETADNGEVAIDKLNSEPFDLVLTDLRMPKMGGRELLQIMSENFPSIPKIVLTGYGTSEDIILALQTGAYDFLTKPITDFGILDHSIKRAIERKKLNDERTRYLQQVNQINEIITMLNQGKSTDDIFHSLNSTLKKIIPFDTLVLLIINKETGMVGVKLVDSDRKSVFTTDSKFSKDDPILNDVSMTKALLSIDDVQDFPKAYSESEFIKEFIKGEYKSLLILPLIMKGVNRGFLLFASGSVEAFVKSHVTFLESIGGQISFSIERGELIAEIEQYTKNLEHTIEIRTKEILKTQKSMIFALSKIADTRDRTTGDHLERIRSYCVLIAQIMKYSGNNEITNQFIRDMYDSSILHDIGKVGIPDSILLKKDKLSDEELQIMLRHATIGYEALKTASKDLGEDSFLKMALDITLYHHERWDGSGYPYGLKGTEIPLSARIVAIADVYDALTTARPYKKAFTHQESLDIFKNESNKFDPELLKIFMENAEEFDQIRMRFISDLQ from the coding sequence ATGAAACATAATCCCTTCACCAGTGAGGACGCAAGTAAAATACTGATAGTGGATGATGAGCCCTTTATTCGTAAGGTATTATCCAAGTATCTGATCGGAAAGAATTATATCATTGAAACAGCAGATAATGGCGAAGTCGCGATAGATAAGTTAAATTCTGAACCATTTGATCTTGTCCTGACAGATCTGCGGATGCCCAAGATGGGAGGCCGAGAGTTGCTGCAGATCATGTCGGAAAATTTTCCCAGCATACCAAAGATCGTCCTCACCGGTTATGGCACCAGTGAGGACATCATACTGGCCCTGCAGACCGGCGCCTATGATTTTCTTACAAAACCGATAACTGATTTCGGGATCCTTGATCATTCAATAAAAAGGGCGATCGAGCGAAAAAAGTTGAATGATGAGAGAACCCGGTACTTGCAGCAGGTCAATCAGATCAACGAAATTATCACCATGCTGAACCAGGGCAAAAGCACCGATGATATCTTCCATTCCCTCAACAGCACGTTGAAAAAAATCATACCCTTCGATACTCTGGTTCTTCTCATCATCAACAAGGAAACAGGGATGGTCGGGGTCAAGCTTGTGGATTCGGACCGGAAGTCAGTATTCACAACCGATTCAAAGTTTTCCAAGGATGACCCGATTCTCAATGATGTATCGATGACCAAGGCCTTGTTGTCAATTGATGATGTACAGGATTTCCCCAAGGCTTATTCGGAATCAGAGTTCATCAAAGAATTCATCAAGGGAGAATACAAATCGCTTCTTATCCTGCCGCTGATCATGAAAGGTGTGAATCGAGGATTTCTTCTGTTCGCATCCGGATCCGTGGAAGCCTTTGTAAAAAGCCATGTCACGTTTCTCGAATCCATTGGCGGCCAGATTTCCTTCAGCATAGAACGGGGCGAGCTGATAGCTGAGATCGAGCAATATACGAAAAACCTGGAGCATACCATCGAGATTCGCACAAAGGAAATACTCAAGACACAAAAAAGCATGATATTTGCCCTGAGCAAAATCGCCGATACAAGGGATAGGACAACCGGCGACCATCTTGAGCGCATTCGAAGCTATTGCGTATTGATAGCGCAGATAATGAAATATTCCGGCAATAATGAGATCACCAACCAATTCATCCGGGACATGTATGATTCCTCAATACTTCATGACATTGGGAAGGTGGGTATCCCGGACAGCATTTTGCTTAAAAAGGATAAGCTGTCCGATGAAGAGTTGCAGATCATGCTGAGGCACGCTACCATCGGTTACGAGGCCTTGAAAACAGCGTCCAAGGACCTGGGAGAGGATTCATTTTTAAAAATGGCACTTGATATCACCCTGTACCACCATGAGCGCTGGGATGGCAGCGGGTATCCCTATGGCCTAAAAGGCACTGAAATACCTCTGTCAGCCAGGATTGTTGCAATAGCCGATGTCTATGACGCTCTTACAACGGCGCGGCCCTATAAAAAAGCCTTCACTCATCAAGAGTCACTGGATATATTTAAAAACGAATCGAATAAATTTGATCCTGAGCTATTGAAGATATTCATGGAAAACGCTGAAGAATTTGATCAAATCCGCATGCGATTCATTTCTGATTTGCAATAA
- a CDS encoding rhomboid family intramembrane serine protease codes for MVKKLMIINGGIFICQQILGIFYPGYVEHLFGMNHVGFIQEFKLWQIVTYMFLHGGWFHIIFNLLGLWMFAGELEQNWGSAVFLRYYLISGIGAGFFIALMNYLMYARSGINPVTIGASGAIYGILLAYGVTWPNRKVLLYFVIPIKIKYLVMIFGLIEFLGMLSSAAGTGGNVSHIGHLGGLITGLVYFFLRIRRSANAGVSEKKTDGGFLSSFFKKMRIRRKKKVIETRIESKKIIDELLEKIARQGMSSLTPQEKKKLEWARKHYYPDRDETLH; via the coding sequence ATGGTGAAAAAGCTGATGATCATCAACGGGGGCATTTTTATCTGTCAGCAGATCCTAGGAATATTCTATCCCGGGTATGTAGAGCATCTCTTCGGGATGAATCATGTCGGATTCATACAGGAATTCAAGCTGTGGCAGATAGTCACCTACATGTTTCTCCACGGCGGGTGGTTTCATATTATTTTTAATCTACTGGGATTATGGATGTTTGCGGGAGAGCTGGAACAGAACTGGGGAAGCGCCGTTTTTCTCAGGTATTATCTGATCTCCGGGATAGGCGCGGGATTTTTCATTGCCCTCATGAACTACCTCATGTATGCCAGGAGTGGGATAAATCCCGTGACTATCGGAGCATCCGGCGCTATCTACGGCATACTCCTTGCCTATGGCGTAACCTGGCCAAATAGAAAAGTGCTGCTCTATTTTGTCATCCCCATCAAGATTAAATATCTGGTGATGATTTTTGGATTGATCGAATTTTTAGGCATGCTTTCCTCAGCTGCCGGGACCGGCGGTAACGTAAGCCATATTGGGCACCTGGGCGGCCTCATTACGGGCCTGGTATACTTTTTTCTCCGCATACGGCGATCAGCCAATGCCGGGGTATCTGAAAAGAAGACGGATGGGGGATTCCTTTCAAGTTTCTTTAAGAAAATGAGGATTAGAAGAAAGAAAAAGGTGATAGAGACGAGAATAGAGTCGAAAAAAATTATTGACGAGCTTCTGGAAAAAATTGCGCGCCAGGGCATGAGTTCCCTGACACCGCAGGAAAAGAAAAAACTTGAATGGGCCCGAAAGCATTACTATCCTGACAGGGATGAAACACTGCATTGA
- a CDS encoding alpha/beta hydrolase, with product MHTQMVSLEYNNSPIQLAARIRDRGDDLIFCIHGLGCAKENYHDVWSQKALSEYSIIALDLPGFGNSAGLDDFSYDMKELAAVCGSFLSHFPNKRVHIIGHSMGGAVGLLLADSIHERVASFINVEGNLIGQDCTVSRRKSSSSFENFKTKQLPAMIHSMAMSDEPGRRLWSVLMKKADPRALYLSARSLVQWSDSGILLKQFLELTCSKVYVYGEFNSFMKVLRMLGDLPAICISKSGHFPMNDNPDEFYYSVASFIDSIR from the coding sequence ATGCATACGCAGATGGTGTCACTCGAGTACAATAACAGTCCAATACAATTGGCTGCAAGAATCAGGGACAGGGGTGATGACCTGATTTTCTGCATCCATGGCCTTGGATGTGCGAAAGAAAATTATCATGATGTCTGGTCGCAAAAGGCGTTAAGCGAGTATTCCATAATTGCTCTTGATCTGCCCGGGTTTGGCAATTCAGCCGGGTTGGATGACTTTTCCTATGACATGAAAGAGCTTGCTGCGGTATGCGGTTCCTTTCTTTCGCATTTTCCCAATAAAAGGGTGCACATAATCGGACACAGCATGGGCGGCGCCGTGGGACTTTTACTGGCAGATTCCATCCATGAACGGGTAGCCTCATTTATTAATGTTGAGGGAAATTTGATCGGCCAGGATTGCACGGTGAGTCGTCGGAAATCATCGAGCAGTTTCGAGAATTTTAAAACAAAGCAGCTGCCGGCAATGATCCATTCCATGGCCATGTCTGACGAACCGGGAAGGAGGCTTTGGTCGGTCCTGATGAAAAAGGCGGATCCCCGTGCTCTGTACCTTTCTGCCCGGTCGCTGGTCCAATGGTCTGACAGCGGTATCTTGTTGAAACAATTCCTGGAGCTGACCTGCTCAAAGGTCTATGTGTACGGAGAATTTAATTCATTCATGAAGGTGCTGCGTATGCTGGGAGACCTGCCAGCAATTTGTATTTCTAAAAGCGGGCATTTTCCCATGAATGACAATCCCGATGAATTCTACTATTCCGTTGCATCTTTTATTGATAGTATTCGGTGA
- a CDS encoding OmpA family protein — translation MIKKLIVILILLSIAGLGIGFILYTDIAMVQLPVLIQKNPKITFVLGNASYRKSPSEKWEIAIVGQTLGLGYEVKTENNSHMDIRFHGDMAIRVSENSMMRIDEMSVRKILLKLNSGSMYGKFEKLFKDYDIKIKTPTVVAAIRGTELGFDIQEDTKEMKKLQLKQKKSAQQPGEEQVIEPLYMSTVYSLSGITELNNPAFVDQRVLLSYQNKILIKEKEPPANPQKMTDDEIATMRSILNSIHTEEVLFISDKINFEVNSATILPDSYKELEKIEKIIKEKNVNVRIEGHTDIQGTAPFNQTLSVQRAESIKKYLTQKGIDPKHLEVAGYGSSKPIGNNRTPAGRALNRRVEFIIIE, via the coding sequence ATGATAAAGAAATTAATCGTTATTCTTATACTCTTATCTATCGCCGGCCTGGGTATCGGCTTTATTCTCTATACGGACATCGCCATGGTCCAACTGCCGGTTTTGATACAAAAAAATCCAAAAATTACTTTTGTCCTCGGTAACGCCTCATACAGGAAATCCCCGTCGGAAAAATGGGAGATAGCAATCGTGGGTCAAACACTCGGCCTGGGATATGAAGTAAAAACAGAGAATAATTCGCACATGGATATACGTTTTCACGGCGACATGGCCATCCGTGTTTCTGAAAACAGCATGATGAGAATTGATGAAATGTCTGTCAGAAAAATACTGCTGAAGCTGAACAGCGGATCCATGTATGGAAAATTCGAAAAGCTATTCAAAGATTACGATATAAAAATAAAAACACCGACCGTCGTAGCCGCCATCCGCGGCACGGAGCTTGGTTTCGATATACAAGAAGATACAAAGGAAATGAAAAAGCTGCAATTAAAACAGAAAAAATCGGCACAACAACCGGGTGAAGAGCAGGTGATCGAACCCCTGTATATGTCGACCGTATATTCACTTTCCGGCATAACGGAGCTTAACAACCCGGCTTTTGTAGACCAGAGAGTACTTTTATCATATCAGAATAAAATACTGATCAAGGAAAAAGAACCGCCGGCAAACCCCCAAAAAATGACGGATGATGAAATTGCGACCATGCGGTCCATACTTAACTCCATTCATACCGAGGAGGTTCTTTTTATATCAGATAAAATCAATTTTGAAGTGAATAGTGCAACAATCCTTCCCGATTCATACAAGGAATTGGAAAAAATTGAAAAGATCATAAAGGAAAAGAACGTCAACGTACGTATCGAGGGGCATACCGACATACAGGGCACGGCGCCATTCAACCAGACATTATCAGTTCAAAGGGCTGAATCGATTAAAAAATATTTAACCCAAAAAGGGATTGATCCCAAACATCTCGAAGTGGCCGGGTACGGTTCAAGCAAACCGATAGGAAACAACCGCACGCCCGCTGGAAGAGCTCTCAACCGCAGGGTGGAATTTATCATTATTGAATAG
- a CDS encoding UvrD-helicase domain-containing protein yields MTNDPLKDPIPVHSIDQIDLDSHAVIEASAGTGKTYTIENLVIELLKRGKVVNLEEILVVTFTEKAAAEIKKRIQENLTAALDTYPSETLKMSLDNFDSASIFTIHGFCNKLLQEFAFENDEQFQGQLTDDRSVYKDVLHHIMRDLWPNRFVEDLSKILRISLYPGSTAGSLSSWENETIEIALRFQSYGNDVLIPSHEIDIISTLNEIELQCQTCLHELEQLIGFIDPGDISKSDFPARYASLNINKNSMAKRLRIIMRIVELIVEHKEKSCDPNALDDFITGLNLGDQGFYELNTRWNKDGSDYKEKLPRLIEIIEVLEKLRALDIATLRHALTTATVNELKELALQHKKGNGLLSYDDMITRVYSALSTRTSLLKSALQKKYRYALVDEFQDTDMLQWRIFRTIFLDSGKNRLFIIGDPKQSIYGFRGADIHAYYTARDDMIFHFNAGYYSLDQNWRSTRSLIALYNAIFAEKKWFSDDTIHYLPNHYPQSKSDDTRCIDGSLTVLDCGTCSGSAAKYKSARYIAHEIKAMISADPSINLNEIAILVTKWKEAEAIEKFLKKKKINYSLYKKEGLFQSKEALEIQLLLSVIASPHDLMARKKALLTRFFRVPVQQLLDYTGMLHDHPADRLFAKWIRLGSEKKWPLIFQSFLEDTGIVYCSDLDDHDRALINYRSILQNLDMEAYRNNYCIQDLVDHLAGLRRNDASSHDDYNIHAIDMDNPGVQILTIHTSKGLQFKTVFIAGGYTKKKTAPFWTYHANSGRVFDLVMSSDHQSQYDREANSEEERLFYVALTRAKEKLYVPIFQPGSRSQSSAGILGNKLLTALKQLRKQDRVDWRSIETRYDENAQQITEQLKPAFDMAIPEPLVPEYAQQLYDRRIRIDSFSGLKAAMYHEPIDQESPKFGNTIPDANDYDETFLVAGFASSDHQNTHDLPHSKDTGIMLHSILEQIDFQLAGNATDPAELTASGTETGTVIEKSIQLHMSQFISADINILREQTARIIWHTLNTPLNGSDLILKNLKNRMHEIEFYYSVPAGTHFIVPETAACGDFMHGFIDMIFVFNDKYYILDWKSNFIEEGYSWDAIEKNIHDMGYDLQMNIYATALLRWLKNLIPDFNYERHFGGIYYLYLRGMDRNNPQSGIYFYRADKEEYIAR; encoded by the coding sequence GTGACGAATGATCCCCTTAAAGATCCGATCCCCGTTCACAGCATTGATCAGATAGATCTGGATTCCCATGCTGTTATAGAAGCCTCGGCAGGCACTGGAAAAACATATACCATTGAAAACCTGGTTATTGAGCTGTTGAAAAGAGGCAAGGTCGTCAATCTTGAAGAAATTCTTGTTGTAACCTTCACGGAAAAAGCGGCGGCTGAAATCAAAAAACGCATACAGGAGAACCTAACGGCAGCGCTGGATACATATCCATCTGAAACGCTCAAGATGTCCCTTGACAACTTTGATTCTGCATCGATTTTCACGATCCACGGTTTCTGCAACAAGCTACTCCAGGAATTCGCCTTTGAAAATGATGAGCAATTTCAAGGGCAACTGACCGATGACAGGTCCGTATACAAGGATGTTCTGCATCATATAATGCGAGACCTATGGCCGAATCGATTTGTTGAAGATTTGAGCAAGATACTCAGGATATCCCTCTATCCGGGATCGACCGCCGGAAGTCTCAGTTCCTGGGAAAATGAAACAATAGAAATAGCGTTGCGATTCCAGTCTTATGGCAATGACGTTCTTATCCCCAGCCATGAGATAGACATTATTTCAACTCTGAACGAAATTGAATTACAATGCCAGACCTGCCTTCATGAATTGGAACAGCTTATAGGTTTCATCGATCCCGGCGATATCTCCAAGAGTGATTTCCCGGCCCGCTATGCTTCGCTCAATATCAATAAAAACAGCATGGCCAAGCGGCTTCGGATAATAATGCGAATTGTTGAACTAATCGTGGAACATAAAGAAAAGTCCTGTGATCCCAATGCTCTTGATGATTTCATCACAGGCCTTAACCTGGGTGACCAGGGATTTTATGAATTGAATACTCGTTGGAACAAGGATGGCTCCGACTACAAAGAAAAACTACCGCGTCTTATTGAAATCATTGAGGTTCTGGAAAAACTGAGAGCCCTTGATATCGCCACGCTTCGCCATGCCCTCACCACAGCCACCGTGAATGAGCTGAAAGAATTAGCACTTCAGCATAAAAAAGGAAATGGATTATTGAGCTATGATGATATGATAACCCGCGTCTATAGCGCTCTCAGCACGAGGACCTCCCTTTTGAAGAGTGCGCTGCAGAAAAAATATCGCTATGCCCTGGTTGACGAATTTCAGGATACCGATATGCTTCAATGGCGCATATTCCGCACAATCTTCCTCGATTCAGGAAAGAACAGGCTCTTCATTATCGGGGATCCCAAGCAATCCATATATGGATTCCGCGGTGCCGATATTCATGCCTACTACACCGCCCGTGATGATATGATTTTTCACTTCAATGCCGGGTATTATAGTCTTGATCAAAACTGGCGGTCCACACGTTCACTTATTGCCTTATACAATGCTATTTTTGCCGAAAAAAAATGGTTTTCCGACGACACTATTCATTACCTGCCCAACCATTATCCGCAAAGCAAAAGCGATGATACTCGCTGTATTGACGGGTCCCTTACTGTCCTGGATTGTGGAACCTGCAGCGGTAGTGCTGCTAAATATAAATCGGCCCGTTATATCGCCCATGAAATAAAGGCTATGATTTCCGCCGATCCGTCAATTAATCTCAATGAAATAGCAATTCTAGTGACGAAATGGAAGGAAGCTGAAGCCATCGAAAAATTCCTGAAAAAGAAAAAAATCAATTATTCCCTTTATAAAAAAGAAGGACTATTTCAATCAAAGGAAGCCCTTGAAATACAGCTGCTCCTTTCTGTTATAGCGAGCCCCCATGATTTAATGGCCAGAAAAAAAGCGCTGCTCACGCGTTTCTTCCGTGTTCCCGTTCAACAGTTGCTTGATTATACCGGCATGCTCCATGATCATCCGGCCGACCGACTTTTCGCGAAATGGATCCGGCTGGGATCGGAAAAAAAATGGCCTCTAATCTTTCAATCGTTCCTTGAAGATACCGGCATTGTCTATTGTTCCGATCTGGACGATCATGACCGGGCGCTTATCAACTATCGCTCAATATTGCAAAACCTCGACATGGAAGCATACCGGAACAATTACTGCATCCAAGATCTTGTGGACCATCTAGCAGGCCTGCGACGGAATGATGCATCATCCCACGATGATTATAATATACACGCCATCGATATGGATAATCCCGGCGTTCAGATTCTCACAATTCATACCAGTAAAGGCCTTCAATTCAAGACGGTATTCATTGCCGGGGGATATACAAAAAAAAAGACAGCGCCATTCTGGACATATCACGCCAATTCCGGCAGGGTCTTTGACCTGGTCATGAGCTCTGATCATCAGTCACAGTACGACCGTGAGGCCAACAGCGAGGAGGAACGCCTTTTCTATGTTGCCCTAACCAGGGCAAAGGAGAAGCTCTATGTTCCCATATTCCAGCCGGGCAGCAGGTCGCAGAGCAGTGCCGGTATATTGGGCAACAAACTTCTTACAGCCTTGAAACAGCTGCGCAAGCAGGACCGGGTGGACTGGCGCTCCATTGAGACAAGATATGATGAAAATGCACAACAAATCACTGAACAACTCAAGCCTGCCTTTGATATGGCAATTCCTGAGCCATTAGTCCCGGAATATGCGCAACAATTATATGACCGCAGAATACGTATTGATTCGTTTTCCGGACTAAAAGCAGCTATGTACCATGAACCGATCGATCAGGAATCTCCAAAATTCGGCAATACCATTCCTGATGCCAATGATTATGATGAAACATTCCTTGTCGCCGGATTCGCCTCATCAGATCATCAAAACACGCACGATCTTCCCCATAGCAAAGATACCGGAATCATGCTCCATAGCATTCTTGAGCAGATCGATTTTCAACTCGCAGGTAACGCCACCGATCCGGCTGAGCTGACCGCCTCGGGCACAGAAACCGGAACGGTAATCGAAAAGTCCATTCAGCTCCATATGAGCCAATTCATTTCAGCAGATATAAATATTCTTCGAGAGCAGACCGCACGAATAATCTGGCATACCCTTAATACGCCTTTGAACGGCTCGGATCTGATTTTGAAAAATTTAAAAAACAGAATGCACGAAATCGAATTCTATTACTCCGTCCCCGCTGGTACTCATTTCATAGTACCTGAAACAGCTGCCTGCGGCGATTTCATGCACGGATTTATCGATATGATTTTCGTCTTTAATGATAAATATTATATTCTTGATTGGAAATCGAATTTTATCGAAGAAGGATATTCCTGGGATGCCATTGAAAAAAACATCCATGACATGGGCTATGATTTACAGATGAATATCTATGCCACAGCACTCCTCCGTTGGCTGAAAAACCTGATTCCTGATTTTAACTATGAACGTCACTTCGGAGGCATATACTATCTGTATCTCAGGGGCATGGATCGCAATAACCCACAGAGCGGCATTTATTTTTATCGGGCTGACAAAGAAGAATATATAGCACGATAG